The DNA sequence GATTTCCTAAAATTATCTTTTTCTCTGCAGCCCTTTCTATCCCATTAAATCTGCTCGGTGCAATAACATATCTTCACCCCTATAAGACTCTCATGGAGATTCCGAAAAAACCTATTCAGTCTTTGATTGGTGTCATTTTTGGAAGCTGCCTCTGGGGAATATTTTCAGGATGTATCATTTACTTTATTGTTCACAAATATGGGGCTTGGTTATCAAAAGTGGTTTCAGAAGATATATTAATGCAATATATTGCAGTGTATTTTGGTCTACTCAGTTTTTTTGGTATATATTTTTATATTTCATCAACTTGTTTTTTTAAGAAAATTGGTTCTGACAAATAGTACCACTAACTTGTCACTCCACCCTCTCCCATTCCTCCCTTTTTATTCCCTCAGATTTCCCCCTTCTGCTTTTTAGGTATTTGACAAGCGAGTGAGGATGATAGAAACAGCTGTCTGAAGCCGAAGGCTGAGTTTGCTGCTTCTCCGAATGAGCGCAGTCAAATGCCGTTTAAAAAAGCAGGGGGGCACCCTTCTTTTCTTACCTTTCTTGGGTGAGCAAGAAAGGTAAGAAAAGAATGGTTAATCCTTTGCCGAGCGATTGCAGTCAAAGACCGCCTGGAAAAATCGGGGGATGCTCTTCTTTCGTCCCTTTTTTGGACAAGCAAAAAAGGGATAAATAAACTATAGTATTCTTGTCTACCCCCAAATAACCCCTTTTTCCCTCAATAATCTTTAGAAAATCAGTATGGACGATAACCTACTCAGAACTGAAGGGATGGATAAGGGGGAGAGAACAGAATTTGCAATTCTTCTTGATAATGGAGAAATTTTATATATATTTATAAATAGAAGGATAAAGAGATGGGATGCTGTTTAAAAATCCTTAGTGAGCTTAATCAAATATAATCAGAGAGTTAAGATGAAGTTCGAAAGAGAAATAAGGTGCAGACATTGTAATAAGAAACAGAAAAGGCTTTTTGATGATACTTTAAAAGAGGAGGACCTTATCTGGCACAGGTGTGAGGGCTGCAAGAAGTTTGGGCTCTACATCCAGAAATCAAGCAAGATGTCCTTTTGGGAGTTTTTGATAGAATTTTATAAACATTTTCCACACAGAGACTTCCCAGGTGGAATCTAATCTTTTCAAAACCATTTTTTAAAAAGAAAAATCCTCCATTCATCCCTTTGCTTTCTAAAGACAAAAAAGGGACTATAAGATTACTGTCTCCCCCTCAAAGAGCTCCTTGAATTTCTCAGCATCTGATTTTGAGCCCACAATATCTCCCCAGTGATAGGGGACAGCTATCTTGGGCTTAAAGGCATTGGCAGCATCTGCTGCTTCCTTGCAGGTCATGGTGTATGTCCCGCCAACAGGGAGGAGAGCGATATCGATATTTGTTAACATCTTCATCTCAGGCGTAGCGTCTGTATCCCCTGCATAGTAAATCCTCTTTCCATTGACAGTGATGATAAACCCAAGCCAGTTATTATTGCGGGGATGGAAGTCTTTACCAATATTATAAGAGGGAACTCCCTCTATCAGGATATCATCAATGTTTATCTTAGCACCTGGTGCTAGGGTCCTGACATCTCCAGATAATTGAGAGGCACTGTCAGAGGTGGTAACAACAATTCCCCCCTCCCCCCTTACCTTTTCCACATCCTCAATGGAGAGGTGGTCAAAGTGGGAGTGGCTGACCAGGATTATATCCGCAGAGTCTTTTTCCTTGACCTTCCATGGGTCAATGTAGATGACCTTTTTGTTGACAATCTTGAAGGTGGCGTGTCCGAGCCATATAATATTTTCTATCACTTTTTATCCCTCCTGAATAATGATTAATAATATTTTTATTTTATATTCTGATAAAGCTTTGTCAAACCCTATTTTTCTATTTTGATATGAAGATAGAGGTCGCCATCCATTGCTCCCTCTCTTCCTTTCAAGCCCCTACCTTTGAGCCGAAGCTTTGTTCCCTCTTTCGTGCCTTGTGGTATCTTCACAGAAAGCTTCTCCCTCTTTCCTTTTTTTGTGTATGAGATGACCTTTTCGCAGCCCGCTTCTGCTTCATTTTCTGTCAGGGAGAGGGTATAGCTGATATTTAGCTCTTTCTTTGCGATATCTTTTGAGGAGAGGGTCTTTGTTCTGATGAGCTTATTTGATAGGGATTGAAATAGAGTGTTAAGGAGGCTTTTTCTCGCCCCTTGCTTGATTTTTGCCTCTTCGAAAATCTCTTCAAAAGATTTTTTCGTCTCTCCATATTGAAATGTTTTTCCAAACGGGCTGAAGGTGCCGAAAAATATCCCCCCAAAGAAAAAGCCTTTTGGTCCGAAGAATGTTCTTTTGAAAAATTTATCATCGAACCGAAAACCAGATTTCATGAACTCTCTTCCTAATTCCCTGAAAATCTCGCTGGCAAAGGGATTAGTAAAGATATCCCTAAAGATATCCTGTTGGGAGTATCTGAATCCTCTCTGACCGTGTTGATCCCTGAATCCGTATTTTTTAAACTGGTCATACTCCCTTCTCTTTGTCCTATCGATAAGAACACCGTAGGCCTCTGTAATCTCTTTGAACCTTGCCTCGGCACCCTTATCCCCTGGATTTCTATCAGGATGGTATTCCATGGCAAGCCTTCTGTAGGCCTTTTTTATCTCCACTTCTGAAGCATTTTCATTAATTCCGAGAATCTTATAGTAGTCTTTATTGCCTCTAATGACCATTTCGCTATTTTAAAATTTTTAAAAAATATTCAGTAAAAAGTGCTAATTTTACTTTTGTTTTAGAAAATTATATAATAATATATACTGATTTTAGAATTATTTCAATTTTGAATCTATTCATCAAATAGATAATCATCATTAAGGGAGAGGCTCATGATAGAGAAATATGGAAGAACCTCAATTTTTGTTATCATTTTTATCTTTTTAATCGGTTGTGCCCCATCTCAAGAAATAAGAAGGGGAGTAGAAGTAGAGCCGGAAAAATCAGCCGAAGAAACCAAGAGAGAAGCGTTTGACAAGGTAAAGGCAAGAATGGATCGTTTGATGGCCAGGCAAGAAGAACTTTTTGAAAAGGGGACAAAGCTCAGCAAAAAGATTGATACTGAACTTGAGCGGACTAAAGAGATTTCTGGATACCTTGGAGAGAAAGAGGAGATGTTAACAAAAGAATTAGTTGAATTAAAAGAAAAAGAAAAAGTAAAAGAAAAAGTAGAAGTAAAAGTAGAGGAGAGGGCAGTTCAGATAAGAATTGGTATTTTAAACGGCTGTGGCAAAAAGGGAATGGCAGCGAGGCTGCAGGCTTTTTTGACGGATAAGGGTTTTAATGTCCAATCAACAGGAAATGCAGACAATTTTAATTACCGAAAGAGCATTGTCTATTACAAAGAGAAATACAGGGAAGAGGCAATCGATATTGCTCATAAGATTCCAGGATGGCAGGATATCTATCAAATGAAGAAAGAAGAACCTGATATCGATATCTCAATCGTCATAGGAAAAGATTTGATAAAAAAGATAAAATAAAAATCATTGCCTCTCTTGTCTTTAGAAAGTAAAAGGGGAATTTAAAAACAAAAGAAATAGAAATAAGTAGTGATTCAATCAAGCAAGAGTATCTATCTTGTTATTCTCATCTTCTCTTGAGAGAAATCCAGAGAGAAAGGCATTCATGGCTGTTCTTGTCTGTGCATAGGTCTTAGATAGGCCTGTTTTTTTTGAACCGATAAATCTCACCACCAGTTCCTCTGAATCTGCAAGGGCTTTGGAGAATTCTTCTGACTGATTGACAAGAAAGGCAAGCCCTATATTATTTCTAAAAAAGTCCTCATCCAATGGAAAATCAGAAGGGAGCATCTCAACAGCAAGTTTGGACTGCTGGGCTGCAATAAGCTCTGAAAGATTCATCCCTGATGAATCCATATAAACCTCACCATTTTCAATCCTTCCGATGATACGGGTGAGATCACCTCTATTTCTCAGATAACCTGCCAGAGAAGGACCGTCATTTGCGAGTTCATCAGCAACAATCACCTCTGCAAACTCCATATTATTTTCCAGAAAGTCTTGGGTGATTCCTGTGCCACTGAGAAGAGATAAAGCCTGGCTGACAATGGAGGGTTTCAGCTGGTTTTCTAATGTAGCAAAGGTGTTGACAAAATCCGTAGCCTTTGAATTGCTGTTATCTAATTCTCTGGCAATATCAGGGTTTTGGATAAGATAAATGGCTGCAATGGGATTTTCTCTTAAGAAGGTCTCGGTTACCTTGGATCTGTGATGAAACATCGAGGCTGCTTTTTGTGCTGCCCTTTCTCTAATAATATCTTCGCCGTAGAGACCCCCGATACTCATGGCTTTGGCAAGGTCATCATTTTTATTCAGGACATCCGATATATTTCCTATATCGAGAGCAATAAACTTGGCAATATCCAGATTCTTTTCGAGAAAATCCCGGCTTATGGGTGAGGCAAATTCAAGCCTATCTAAGGCCTTTGATACAATCTCTTTTTCAATATCCCTTTTGTTGACACTGGAATTATTCAAAAGGCTATCGAGCAATTCAGGGTCAGAACTTAATTGCTCAACAAGATTATAGTTATCCAATAGGAATCTTGCTGTATCATAATTATGTCTAAAATTGATTTTTACATTGGTATCTGTCATTATTGGCTTACTTGACATCGGCTTATTTCTATTGCCCATGGCGGGCATGTCCAATACCATATTATTTCTGAATCTGCTTTTTTCTGCTACGCTCCTGTTGAGATTCAAAGGGCTTTTTGTCAGGGGAGATTCTTTGTTGCCAATGGATGATGTGAAGCTATCCTCAATTCTCTTTAAAAAATCGGTTTCCCTATTTGCGGATTGACCCACTCTTCTTGTAAATGAGAGGTGTTTATATAAAAATCTGTTGGTTGCTGGGCGATGATATAAAAAAGAAGGGCTAATCGAATCGGTCATCTTTATTCCCCACTATTCATAAGGCCATATACCTTTTTGTTTCCTAGATTCTTTTCAAAGATAAGATTTTCATTGATAAGTTCTTTAAGGGCTATGGCTACTTCTTCATGGTTTCTGTTAATCCAAAAGGATGCGATACCGTCAGGTGTATCCTTTGCCTCGGGGAATCTTTTAAGATACTGAAGGATCAGGTTTTTGGTCTCTTGAATTAAGGAACTCATAAATAAACTCCCTATGATTCGAAATTTTTTACTGCTTTTCTATAAAGCAATGAGTATGCCAAAATTTCTCAAGGATTCAACAGGGGGTTCTTTCAATATAACTAATTGAAATATAGTTACTTATATTATTAAAGAAAATTCTTAAAGAAAAGTTCTGGAAAAGAAAGGAATAGTTATGGGGGGATTTCACCCAGAAAGCCAAGAGGTTCTATTATATAAGGTTTTGATAAACAAGCACTTAATGAATGGAGCCTTTGTTCCAGCAAGGGCTCTTTTGCCCATTTTTTTAGGAAGATTACCGGGGGATGAAAAGGGTTTTTCTACATAAGATTATATTTCTTTGCTTTGGTCCTCAGGCTCTTTCTGCTTATCCTTCCGAGCTTTGAGGCCTTTGATATATTTCCATCACATCTGGAGAGAATTTTTTCAATATATTCCTTTTCAAATAGATCCCTTGCCTCATAGAAAGGAAGGTCTGTTAATCTGGTCTTTCTGGGATTGATTCCTATTTTCTCTGATAGTGTGGGGAGGTCTTGAGGGGAAATCGTTGTGGAGTTAGTCAGGATAGTCGCGCTCTCTATAAAGTTCTCTAATTCTCTGATGTTTCCCGGCCAG is a window from the Nitrospinota bacterium genome containing:
- a CDS encoding MBL fold metallo-hydrolase, with the translated sequence MIENIIWLGHATFKIVNKKVIYIDPWKVKEKDSADIILVSHSHFDHLSIEDVEKVRGEGGIVVTTSDSASQLSGDVRTLAPGAKINIDDILIEGVPSYNIGKDFHPRNNNWLGFIITVNGKRIYYAGDTDATPEMKMLTNIDIALLPVGGTYTMTCKEAADAANAFKPKIAVPYHWGDIVGSKSDAEKFKELFEGETVIL
- a CDS encoding DnaJ domain-containing protein, which translates into the protein MVIRGNKDYYKILGINENASEVEIKKAYRRLAMEYHPDRNPGDKGAEARFKEITEAYGVLIDRTKRREYDQFKKYGFRDQHGQRGFRYSQQDIFRDIFTNPFASEIFRELGREFMKSGFRFDDKFFKRTFFGPKGFFFGGIFFGTFSPFGKTFQYGETKKSFEEIFEEAKIKQGARKSLLNTLFQSLSNKLIRTKTLSSKDIAKKELNISYTLSLTENEAEAGCEKVISYTKKGKREKLSVKIPQGTKEGTKLRLKGRGLKGREGAMDGDLYLHIKIEK
- a CDS encoding LytR C-terminal domain-containing protein, which produces MIEKYGRTSIFVIIFIFLIGCAPSQEIRRGVEVEPEKSAEETKREAFDKVKARMDRLMARQEELFEKGTKLSKKIDTELERTKEISGYLGEKEEMLTKELVELKEKEKVKEKVEVKVEERAVQIRIGILNGCGKKGMAARLQAFLTDKGFNVQSTGNADNFNYRKSIVYYKEKYREEAIDIAHKIPGWQDIYQMKKEEPDIDISIVIGKDLIKKIK